In Leptolyngbya sp. NIES-2104, the genomic window TTATCTATCATTCCCACCATGCCAATGATTAGGTAAACGCAACGACCCGGTGAGAGAGAAGGTCACAATGATGGAGAGTAAAAGTGGTTTGCGTTTGGGATTGATAGTGTTCTCCTACTGCATGATTGCCTACGGTTGGTCTTGGTCATTCTGGTTTCTTTCGACGCTGGATCATGCTCAAGAAAGTTTTCTATACCTTGTCTTGAGAGCAATTGGCATCTTTGGTCCGACTGTAGCTGCAATCGTTGTGACTACTTGGCGATCACAACTGGTAGAAGTCCGTTCTCTACTCGTTCAGGGTTTACGTTGGCGATTTAGTTGGCAATGGTATGGCGTTGTTTTCGGCTTACCGCTTTTAATTTTTTCGCTGGCACTACTAGTTCACATCGCAATGGGAGCAACAGCATCGCGGTTTTTATGGATTGATAAACGGCTACTAGAGCCACTGAGTTTTATCCTGATGCTGCTGATTGATGTTCTACTAGCACTCGGCGAGGAGTTTGGTTGGCGGGGATTTTTGTTGCCAGCCTTGCAGTCCCGATACAATGCGCTGTGGGCAAGTGTATGTCTTGGAATCATCTGGGCATTTTGGCACTTACCTTTATTTTTCATTCCAGATGAAATACAGCAACAATTACCTTTTCCGTTGTATGTATTCCATGTTGTTGCGCTCGCAACTATCTTTACCTGGGTGTACAACGGCACTCAGGGTAGTGTGATTAGTGTGACTATTTTGCATACCTCAGTCGATTTCTGGGGAGTTCTTACTGTCCTACCCCAGAATACAGGGAGCCTGCGACCTTTTGTGATAGCTAATCTGTTTCTAGGGTGCATTGCTATGTTGATCGTTTGGCAAGGCAGAGCAACTCATAAAGTGGTTGGGCGAACACCCTTCGCGTGAGCCGCAGGCACCGATGCAAAGTTGATTTATCTGTACCCAGTTGCATCCGCAGGTTTGCCCATTGTTTCTACTTCTTGAATATAGCGCCATGCATCGGGCTGAGAACCATCAATGTCAGTAAAGCCATAAACCTGCGCCAGTTGACCACTGGAAAGCGACTGTCCATTCCAGCGATCGATCCTTGGATCACCTGCAAGATGAGCCACCGCCCGCCCGATATATTGCGGCGTTTCCGAAATCACGAAATGCGGTTCCTTTGCAGTTGCCTCCTGCCAATTCGCTTCACCCACACCAAAATGGTCGAGCATCAGCTCCGATCGTAGCCATCCTGGCGTTAACGCCACTGCCGTACCCTGATAGGGTCGAAGTTCTTGCGATAATCCCCATGCCATCCGAATAATCGAAGTTTTGGCAAGATCATAGAACAGCGATAGCCGATAGTTCTGCTGGTTATAGTCCGCCGTTCCGTCTGTTACTTCAATCACCAAGCCGCCAGGTTTCTGGATTAAGAGCGGCAGAGCAAAATGACTGGTGATCAAATGGGTGTCGATCGCGGTTTTTAGCAGTCGCAATCCCTTCTCTAGAGAAAGCTCCCACATGGGCTGGTTAAACAACTCTGTCCAATGTTCTCCACCAATATCGTTAACGAGAATGTCAAGACGACCTTGCTCTTGTTCGATGCGTGTAATGAGCGAGCGCACTTGTTCAGGGTCGAGATGATCCACCTGAATTGCAATTCCTTTTCCACCTGCCTGATTCACTAACTCTGCTGTTTCTTCAATGGTTTCAGGGCGATCGTATTCTGATCGCTGTATGGAGGTGCTGCGTCCGGTAACATAAACGGTTGCTCCGGCTGCGCCAAGTTCTACCGCAATCCCTCGACCTGCGCCGCGAGTACCGCCAGCAACGATCGCAATCTTATCTTTTAATGGTTGCATAATGCCTCCTCAAAATTGTTCTAGATAATTGCATTTGCTTGTCCAGCGTCAAGTTGGCTCATTAAACCGACAACATCATTTTTCACCCAACTCTCAGCAATCCGACCTTCAACAATTCGCACGATTGTTATCCCCGTCATTGTCACAGCTTGACCTGTTGCGGATATTCCAAAAATCTCGCCCTGATGCGTCCCGCGTGTTGTGGCGCGTGAGCAAACTTTGTCGCCCTCGGCAATCTGGTCGTCGATCGTAATCTCAAGATCGGGAAATGCAGCACGAAACATGGAGACAACCTGCTTGATTCCTTCAGCTCCTGGCAATGTTCCAGGGGGTGCCTCGTGATAGACATAGGACGGTGACAGAAGTTGATCTAGCAACTCCAGTTGCCCTTGGTTGAACACCTGTTGAATATATCGCTGGTAAATTGCTTTGTTACGATCGCTATCGTGCTTTGTCATTATCTGCTTTCCTCAACTCTGATACTGACAGCATAAAGGCAACTTCATGACACCCTTTGTCATATTTTGGCAATAGAGTAGAAAGGAGTTCTGAGCGCTGGGAGAATTGTGATGCGAGCCGATCGACTCCTCTCTATCCTGATGTTGCTGCAAGTTCATCCTCGGTTAACCACACGCGAGCTAGCAGAACGACTCGAAGTGTCTGAGCGCACGATCCACCGCGATATGGATGCGCTCAGCAGTGCGGGGGTTCCAGTGGTCGCAGAACGCGGCAAGGGCGGAGGTTGGGGATTGATGGAACACTATCAAACCA contains:
- a CDS encoding CPBP family intramembrane glutamic endopeptidase, which produces MMESKSGLRLGLIVFSYCMIAYGWSWSFWFLSTLDHAQESFLYLVLRAIGIFGPTVAAIVVTTWRSQLVEVRSLLVQGLRWRFSWQWYGVVFGLPLLIFSLALLVHIAMGATASRFLWIDKRLLEPLSFILMLLIDVLLALGEEFGWRGFLLPALQSRYNALWASVCLGIIWAFWHLPLFFIPDEIQQQLPFPLYVFHVVALATIFTWVYNGTQGSVISVTILHTSVDFWGVLTVLPQNTGSLRPFVIANLFLGCIAMLIVWQGRATHKVVGRTPFA
- a CDS encoding SDR family oxidoreductase, whose translation is MQPLKDKIAIVAGGTRGAGRGIAVELGAAGATVYVTGRSTSIQRSEYDRPETIEETAELVNQAGGKGIAIQVDHLDPEQVRSLITRIEQEQGRLDILVNDIGGEHWTELFNQPMWELSLEKGLRLLKTAIDTHLITSHFALPLLIQKPGGLVIEVTDGTADYNQQNYRLSLFYDLAKTSIIRMAWGLSQELRPYQGTAVALTPGWLRSELMLDHFGVGEANWQEATAKEPHFVISETPQYIGRAVAHLAGDPRIDRWNGQSLSSGQLAQVYGFTDIDGSQPDAWRYIQEVETMGKPADATGYR
- a CDS encoding ester cyclase; its protein translation is MTKHDSDRNKAIYQRYIQQVFNQGQLELLDQLLSPSYVYHEAPPGTLPGAEGIKQVVSMFRAAFPDLEITIDDQIAEGDKVCSRATTRGTHQGEIFGISATGQAVTMTGITIVRIVEGRIAESWVKNDVVGLMSQLDAGQANAII